The following nucleotide sequence is from Chloracidobacterium validum.
TTACCGTGACACAAGCGCCGATGACCGCATCGTCCTGCGCGGAACCTTGCCGACGCCGCCCGGTGGACTCACGCCGGCGCAAGCCCAGGCCCAAGCGGCACAAATCCGCACCGACCCAGCGGCTCTCCGCGCACTGCGCGCCGCCCAGCCACGGCGTGATGTGCCCAACGCCAACTTTCAGGATGTCGCTTTCTTCGCCCAGGATGAAGTCATCGTCAATCGCTATGTGCGGTTGATTGGTGGCTTGCGGATGGATCACTACCGTTCGCGGGCGCTCGATACGCCGAGCTACGACATCTTCAACCTCGTGCCGCCGGGGACGGCGGGCATCACCGGGCTGGCCTCGCTCCGCCACGCAAACACGGCCCTTACCGGGTCCGGCGGCATTGTCGTCAGCCCCATCCAGAACATCAGCTTGGTGGCGCGGCTCGCGCGCAGTTACCGCGAACCAAACATCTTTGACCGATACAATGCCGGGGCATCGCATACGATCAGCCCGACGACGCGCAGCGTGACAATTCCAAACCCAGACCTCAAACCTGAAACAGGTGTCAACCTGGATGTTGGTTGCAAGGTGCGTTTTACGCGATTTGCCGGCTCGTTGACCTACTTCCGAAATCGCTACAGCAACTTCATCAGTAACTTTGGTGCGCCGGTGCCAGGGTTGGCGCCAATTCCCAACCCGATTCCCGGCGGCGCGCCCCTGGCTGTGCTCCAGCGCCAAAATCTGGGACAGATTCGCATGCAGGGCATCGAAGCCGACGTTGAAGCGCCCTTCCGCTTGCCAGATGCCTTGCGGTCGTCGTTTGTGACCTTGCTCGGCAATATCAGCACGACGCGCGGGGACGATCTACAGACGAACCAGCCGGTTGATCCGTTCAACTTTCCTGTCGTGCCGGTCAAGGCCGTGGTGGGGATGCGCTGGAACTCGGCCACCAATCGCTACTGGCTGGAGTACCGGAGTCGTATCGTCACGACGCAGCGCCGACTCCCGCCGGGAAGCCTCTACGCACAGCCCGGCACGGCGCGGTTGGGCTTCACGGTTCACGACCTGCGGGGTGGCATCAACCTTGACCGTGAACGCTATGGCGTTGCAGTGACGCTTGGCATCGAAAACCTAAGCAACCGCTTTTACCAGGACCTGTTTTCACTCTTTGACGCGCCGGCGCGCGGACGCGCTTTCGTCGCCGGGGTGCGGTTTCGATTTTTCTAACCATTTCGATTTGGGCTGAGCCAGTAAAGGAGCTTGCAACCCATGGACATCGAGTCGCTCTTTCGCTTACCGGAAGACCCAGACCAAGTTTCGGTGCCGGCCCGGATGTGGCTGTGCCCAGATTGTGGCAACGTTCATCTTGCGCTTGGAGGCGCGTACTACACGTTTTCGCCGGAGCAGTTCCGCTACTTCGTCAAAGCGGTCAATGCGTGCGCGGTTCACTATGGGTTGAGCCAAGTCGGGTTTGCTGAAACCCTGCGCCGGTGCTGTGAAACCAATGCCTTTGGACGGCAAAACTAACGGGTTCTGGTGCGTTACCGATGGCGCAAGTCCAGGAACGATTTCCAGAAAACACTCATGGGCCGTTCGACGTGGACGCGCGGCGCATTGACTGTGATGGTTGCCGTTCGATTGTGCCGGAGGTCTTCGCGCACCATGATCGTCGGGCGCCGGCTTACGCGCTGCGCCAGCCTGAGCCTGAAGACGAAAACAGGCAGACGAACGCTACCAAGCGGCCCTGGCGTCTTGCCCGGTTGAAGCCATCGGCGACGATGGCGAGCCAGAAAGCGCCCCGCCTATGCAAACTGACCTGACACCTCATAAGGAGCAACCTGTATGACCGCATCCAACTCAGTCATCGAACCAACCACCGACGCCGGATACACGGCAGAGGACATCGCCCGCGAGTGGGCCGCGCTGCGGCAGACCGAACCCAAACTACGCATTCGTGATGCCGCGTCAAAGCTCGGCGTCAGTGAAGCCCAACTGGTGGCGCTTGGCTGTGGCACGACGGCCACGCGCTTGAACGCCGACTGGGGTGACGTTATCCGGCAACTCGAAGCCCTGGGCCCGGTGATGGCGCTGACGCGCAACACCGTCGTCGTCAGCGAGAAGGATGGCCAGTATCGGAATGTCGAAATTTTTGCCGGCCACACGCGCATGGGGCAGGTGCTCGACAGTGGCATCGATCTCCGGCTGTTTCTCGACCGCTGGGCAATCGGCTTTGCCGTGCGCGAGGAATCGCCCCGCGGACCGCGGCGCAGCTTTCAGTTCTTTGATGCGACCGGAACGGCCGTTCACAAGACCTACCTGCGCGAAGCCAGTGACGTTGCCGCGTTTGAAGAACTGACGGGCCGGTTTGCCAGCTCCGATCAGAGCCGTGAGCAGGCTGTTGCCGCGCCGCCGCCACCGGCTGCCGAAATCCCGGACGCCGAGGTGGATGTGGATGGCTTCCGGCAGGCCTGGCGTGAACTCAGAGATACGCACGATTTCGTGCGGCTGACACATCGGTTCAAGGTCAGTCGAACCCAGGCTCTCCGGTTGGCCGACCCGGACATGGCGTGGCGAATTCGCCCGGATAGCTTGGCGCAAGTTCTCGAAAACGTCGCGGCCGCCAAGGAAAATCTCATGGTGTTTGTCGGCAATCCCGGCTGCATTCAAATCCACAGCGGCCCGGTGCACAACGTCAAGCTCATTGGGGAGTGGCTCAACATCCTTGATGACGGCTTCAATCTCCACGTTTACGAACCGGGCGTAGCCAGCGCTTGGGTCGTCAAAAAGCCAACGGCGCGTGGATTGGTCACGGGGGTCGAGTTTTTCGACGCGCAGGGTGAGCAAATCGCCATTCTCCATGCCAAGCGTCGGGAGGGCGAGCCGCCATCCACCTTCTGGGCTGACCTCTGTGACCGATTGCCGCGCATTTGATGGGTTTTGCCGCGCAAGGCGTTACTCCTGAGCTTTGCGCGGCCGTCGGGGCGCGGACGGGGTATTGGTTGGTCAGGTCGCATACTTCGCAACTCGCCCCCGACGTTTTTTCTTCGTCACCGCTTTGGGAGCCGCTGCGGCGGATTCCGAAATTACTTGAGGAACATAAGCCA
It contains:
- a CDS encoding ferredoxin produces the protein MAQVQERFPENTHGPFDVDARRIDCDGCRSIVPEVFAHHDRRAPAYALRQPEPEDENRQTNATKRPWRLARLKPSATMASQKAPRLCKLT
- a CDS encoding hemin-degrading factor encodes the protein MTASNSVIEPTTDAGYTAEDIAREWAALRQTEPKLRIRDAASKLGVSEAQLVALGCGTTATRLNADWGDVIRQLEALGPVMALTRNTVVVSEKDGQYRNVEIFAGHTRMGQVLDSGIDLRLFLDRWAIGFAVREESPRGPRRSFQFFDATGTAVHKTYLREASDVAAFEELTGRFASSDQSREQAVAAPPPPAAEIPDAEVDVDGFRQAWRELRDTHDFVRLTHRFKVSRTQALRLADPDMAWRIRPDSLAQVLENVAAAKENLMVFVGNPGCIQIHSGPVHNVKLIGEWLNILDDGFNLHVYEPGVASAWVVKKPTARGLVTGVEFFDAQGEQIAILHAKRREGEPPSTFWADLCDRLPRI